From Simonsiella muelleri ATCC 29453:
GTTGCTGCCTTTGCGCCAAATTCTGCCGCCACACCATAAATGCCAGCCGCTTCCATTTCTACACCTAAAATGCCATATTTTCTTAAGGTTTCAGTAAGTTGCGTGTCGGGGTGATAGAATAAATCTGATGAGAATAAATTGCCAACTTTGGCGTGAATACTGCGTTTTTGGGCAGCCTGAAACAAGGCTTGCGTGATGCCAAAATCGGCGATGGCAGCAAAATCGTGGTCGCGGAAACGCATACGATTCACTTTGCTGTCGGTACACGCGCCCATGCCAATCACAACATCGCGTACATACACATCGTCCAAAACCGCACCACACGAACCCACGCGAATCAAATTTTTTACGCTGTATTCGGTTATTAACTCTTTGGCGTAAATGGAGCAAGACGGAATGCCCATACCATGCCCCATCACAGAAAGGCGTTTGCCTTGATAAGTGCCTGTGTAACCAAACATATTACGAACAGCCGTAACCTGTTGCGCGTTTTGCAAGAAATTTTCTGCAATGTATTGAGCGCGTAAAGGATCACCTGGCATCAAAACCGTTTCGGCAAACGCACCTGATGGCGCGGAAATGTGTGGAGTAGCCATATGATTTTCCTTAAAAAATTATTCAGACCAATTAACCCAATTCATCACCCAAGTCAGTAAAATAATGCCACCAAAAATAATCCGATAATAAGCAAATGGGACATAATTTTTACGCGAAACAAATCGCAATAATGCGCGAACCGTTACTAAACCAGCCACAAACGCCGCCACAAAACCCACACCAATTAAGCCCGCATCTGCCATGGTAAATAAATCACGGTGTTTGATAATATCGTAAAAAGTCGCGGCAATCATCATCGGTACAGCCAAGAAAAATGAAAATTCAGTTGCTACTTTGCGTTCCAAACCCCACAGCATACCGCCCATAATCGTGCTGCCTGAACGCGAAGTCCCTGGAATCAACGCCAAAACTTGTGCTAAACCCACCATCAACGCATCACGCGGTCGCATACTTTCTACTGTTAAAACTTTGGCAGGGCGGCTTTGTGTGCGTTTTTCAATCCACAAAATCAAAAAACCGCCAATCACCAGCGCCATCGCCACACTCACAGGATTGAATAAATATGTTTTAATCATTTTGCTAAACAGCAAGCCCATTACCGCCGCAGGCACAAATGCAATCGCCAAATTGACCACAAAACGATTCACTTCGCGGTCGCGTCCAAAATTCAAAATCACATTGGTAAAACGCGAGCGATATTCAAACACCACTGCCAATACCGCGCCCAATTGAATCGCAATTTCAAATACTTTTCCCGTGCTGTGGAAATCCAATAAGCTGCCGAACACAATCAAATGCCCCGTGCTGGAAATGGGCAAAAACTCGGTTAAACCTTCAATAAAGCCTAAAATCAAAGCTTTAAGTACTAGTATCATATCCATAATTAATTTTTCAGTTTGCAAAAAAACAGCATTATAAAGAGAGACTCTAAAACCAATCAAGACAATGACGGATTCAGCATTTGACGAAATGAGATTAAATCAGAGAAAAATGAGTCGTGGCTTAATTTTTCATTTATTCAAAAAATGAATTTCAGGCTGCCTGAAAAAAAGGCAGCCTAAAAATACAGGTTCTTAATTATTTGGCAGCTTGCACCGCAAATGAACCGCCTTTGCTTTTTGGGGTTTTGACTGCTGCTTTGGGGGCAGGATTTTTCATACCGCGTTCTTGACGAACTTTTTCAATTAATTCGTCCAAAGTGGTCATGCCAGCTTCAAAACCATTAGGGAACAACAATTTATATTTACCACCCACAATCATGGTTGGGGTACTTTCCACGCCAAAATCTGAAGTACGTTGTGCCATTTGTTGTGCTTGGGTTTGGTTGCTAAATGAGTTGTATGCTGCTAAAACTTTTTTGCCATCAAAAACAGTTTGTTCTGATAACCATTTAGTGGTGGTAGCGGGGTCATTCAAATCAATTTGTTGGTCAAAAACAGCAGAGAAAATCGCGGGATTAGCTTGTTGTTTTGTACCAGACTGATTCACAGCAGCCGCCAAACGTGCAAAACCCAAGTGTGCATCATGATCCCAAACCACATGATCGGTATGGAAATAGGTATCGCTTGGAAATGTTTTGACTTTTTTCAATAAAATGGGGTCTAAATTTTTACAATGAATACAAAAATACCCAAAAAATTCTAAAACTTCAATTTTGTCTTTTTCTATTTGCGGCATGGGTTTTTTTAAAATTTCATAGTCTTTGCCTTCGGTTAATGCGAAAGCTGGACTGCTCAAAGTCACGCCCAATAAAGTTGCCAATAACAATTTTTTCATATTGATTTTCCTAAAAAAATGGATTTTGGACATTTCATTGATATTTGAAATGTCCACGTGTTGATTAATCAGCGCTGCGCTCTAAAGTAGAAACACCGTTGCGTTGTAACACACTACGCGTATTGCTGGCTTGAGAATTGTCCATGCGATTGGTTTGTACACGATAAGTTGTTTGACCGTTCACACTGGCTTCCACGACTTTGGCTTGTACACCCAATAATGCCAAGCGTGCGCGTTGGCTTTCAGCAGCACTACGCGAACCAAATGCACCTGCCTGAATCACGACTGCACCACGTTTTTTGTTGGCAGAAGAATCGGTAGATTTTGGCGTATTTTTCGTGCTGGCTTGTTTACGTGCCAATTCACGCGCTTTTTCAATATTGCCACTGTCCAAAATTTGTTGCGCGGTGGGTTTTACATCGGCATCTTTTTTCGGCGGTTGTGTGG
This genomic window contains:
- a CDS encoding thiol:disulfide interchange protein DsbA/DsbL; its protein translation is MKKLLLATLLGVTLSSPAFALTEGKDYEILKKPMPQIEKDKIEVLEFFGYFCIHCKNLDPILLKKVKTFPSDTYFHTDHVVWDHDAHLGFARLAAAVNQSGTKQQANPAIFSAVFDQQIDLNDPATTTKWLSEQTVFDGKKVLAAYNSFSNQTQAQQMAQRTSDFGVESTPTMIVGGKYKLLFPNGFEAGMTTLDELIEKVRQERGMKNPAPKAAVKTPKSKGGSFAVQAAK
- the deoD gene encoding purine-nucleoside phosphorylase, translated to MATPHISAPSGAFAETVLMPGDPLRAQYIAENFLQNAQQVTAVRNMFGYTGTYQGKRLSVMGHGMGIPSCSIYAKELITEYSVKNLIRVGSCGAVLDDVYVRDVVIGMGACTDSKVNRMRFRDHDFAAIADFGITQALFQAAQKRSIHAKVGNLFSSDLFYHPDTQLTETLRKYGILGVEMEAAGIYGVAAEFGAKAATICTVSDHIVRKEYTSSAERQNTFNDMIYIALDAAISL
- a CDS encoding undecaprenyl-diphosphate phosphatase, encoding MDMILVLKALILGFIEGLTEFLPISSTGHLIVFGSLLDFHSTGKVFEIAIQLGAVLAVVFEYRSRFTNVILNFGRDREVNRFVVNLAIAFVPAAVMGLLFSKMIKTYLFNPVSVAMALVIGGFLILWIEKRTQSRPAKVLTVESMRPRDALMVGLAQVLALIPGTSRSGSTIMGGMLWGLERKVATEFSFFLAVPMMIAATFYDIIKHRDLFTMADAGLIGVGFVAAFVAGLVTVRALLRFVSRKNYVPFAYYRIIFGGIILLTWVMNWVNWSE